The Lepisosteus oculatus isolate fLepOcu1 chromosome 4, fLepOcu1.hap2, whole genome shotgun sequence genome window below encodes:
- the pwwp2b gene encoding PWWP domain-containing protein 2B isoform X1: MEAVSEELRAGSRIPVLIEQIVNDTLVVTLSYRDRSYTGILLDCNKKTGLFCLPDVLKQSEPPVSKPSGMLDEKMCFEPSVKPQLQPSGETTQVIPENQPVSTPAPVPTGLPPYPPYFDGVPFPQPLWVRHSYNQWVPQPPPRTIKRRKRRSRDSSRLTMSTIRLRPRQVLCEKCKNTLNSDDDNKDGQNSKAAKKENAEVKESKRREEMDFDGKRWKREKKDEDRFPGEIVPHSPVIKISYSTPQGKGEVMKIPSRVHGSVKPFCPKQLMQNGIGDHNKSRDLQENKSLLEKSGSCSATSIPKLKLTRPLHSSVDVPSPKIRLKPRNSGEDSISIYEAELVDGPRRQSQQMQRSVHTDMHSEDSVEKSSLEMSSGSSGEEDEFKKQHSDVEQHSDLTLLLNFRKRKADSSSLSVCSSDSLDESKSCSSDGTSPELCDFAPGEDISVSSSSKDEQKTVPPLTVRLNTKSVTKCVTEEGRTVSVGDIVWGKIHGFPWWPARVLSISTSRKDEREPLWQEAKVSWFGSPTTSLLSVSKLSPFLEFFRLRFNRKKKGMYRRAIAEAAKAAEHLTPEIASLLTHCETH, encoded by the exons ATGGAGGCTGTGTCGGAGGAGCTGCGGGCCGGCTCTCGGATTCCGGTGCTCATCGAGCAGATAGTAAATGATACATTAGTGGTGACCCTCAGCTACAGAGATCGGAGCTACACAGGAATATTATTAGACTGCAACAAAAA GACTGGGCTATTTTGTCTACCAGACGTATTGAAGCAGAGTGAACCTCCAGTATCAAAACCCAGTGGAATGCTAGATGAAAAAATGTGCTTTGAGCCTTCTGTCAAGCCTCAGCTACAACCAAGCGGTGAAACGACCCAGGTGATCCCTGAGAATCAGCCTGTCTCTACTCCTGCTCCTGTACCTACAGGGCTTCCCCCCTACCCTCCTTATTTTGATGGGGTTCCTTTTCCACAGCCCCTGTGGGTCCGGCATAGCTACAACCAGTGGGTCCCTCAGCCTCCACCAAGGACTATCAAAAGAAGAAAACGACGAAGCCGGGATTCCAGCAGATTGACCATGAGTACGATTAGATTACGACCCAGACAGGTTCTCTGTGAGAAGtgcaaaaacacattaaacagCGATGATGATAACAAAGACGGACAAAATTCTAAAGCTGCTAAAAAGGAGAACGCTGAAGTTAAGGAGTCCAAAAGGCGCGAGGAAATGGACTTTGACGGTAAAAGAtggaaaagggagaaaaaagatGAAGACCGGTTTCCAGGGGAAATTGTTCCTCACAGTCCAGTTATCAAGATATCTTATAGTACTCCACAAGGAAAAGGGGAAGTGATGAAAATTCCCTCAAGAGTGCATGGCTCAGTAAAGCCATTCTGCCCAAAGCAGTTGATGCAGAATGGCATTGGGGACCACAACAAAAGCAGAGACcttcaagaaaacaaaagcctTCTTGAAAAGTCAGGAAGTTGCTCAGCTACATCCATTCCAAAACTCAAACTAACAAGGCCTTTGCATTCCAGTGTGGATGTTCCATCTCCAAAAATCAGACTAAAACCTCGAAACAGCGGAGAGGACAGCATTTCAATATATGAGGCCGAACTTGTAGATGGTCCACGGAGACAAAGCCAGCAGATGCAGAGATCAGTTCATACCGATATGCATTCAGAAGACTCTGTTGAGAAGAGTTCACTTGAGATGTCCTCAGGTAGCTCCGGGGAAGAGGATGAGTTTAAGAAGCAACACAGTGATGTGGAGCAACACAGTGATTTGACTTTGCTGCTTAATTTTCGTAAGAGAAAAGCGGACTCGTCTAGTTTGTCTGTCTGCAGCAGTGACAGTTTGGATGAATCAAAATCTTGCAGCTCAGATGGGACATCTCCAGAGTTGTGCGATTTTGCTCCTGGAGAAGATATATCTGTTTCATCATCTTCAAAAGATGAGCAGAAGACTGTTCCACCCTTAACGGTTCGACTAAACACCAAAAGTGTGACTAAGTGTGTAACAGAGGAAGGACGAACTGTATCGGTCGGAGACATAGTGTGGGGTAAAATTCATGGATTTCCATGGTGGCCCGCCCGCGTTCTGAGCATTAGCACAAGCAGAAAGGATGAAAGGGAGCCACTTTGGCAGGAAGCAAAAGTGTCCTGGTTTGGCTCACCCACAACCTCCTTGCTCTCCGTGTCAAAACTCTCACCCTTTCTGGAGTTTTTCCGTTTGAGATTTAACCGAAAGAAGAAAGGAATGTATCGGAGAGCTATTGCAGAAGCTGCCAAGGCAGCTGAACATTTGACCCCAGAAATAGCCTCTCTTCTCACACATTGTGAAAC ACACTGA
- the pwwp2b gene encoding PWWP domain-containing protein 2B isoform X2, whose amino-acid sequence MEAVSEELRAGSRIPVLIEQIVNDTLVVTLSYRDRSYTGILLDCNKKTGLFCLPDVLKQSEPPVSKPSGMLDEKMCFEPSVKPQLQPSGETTQVIPENQPVSTPAPVPTGLPPYPPYFDGVPFPQPLWVRHSYNQWVPQPPPRTIKRRKRRSRDSSRLTMSTIRLRPRQVLCEKCKNTLNSDDDNKDGQNSKAAKKENAEVKESKRREEMDFDGKRWKREKKDEDRFPGEIVPHSPVIKISYSTPQGKGEVMKIPSRVHGSVKPFCPKQLMQNGIGDHNKSRDLQENKSLLEKSGSCSATSIPKLKLTRPLHSSVDVPSPKIRLKPRNSGEDSISIYEAELVDGPRRQSQQMQRSVHTDMHSEDSVEKSSLEMSSGSSGEEDEFKKQHSDVEQHSDLTLLLNFRKRKADSSSLSVCSSDSLDESKSCSSDGTSPELCDFAPGEDISVSSSSKDEQKTVPPLTVRLNTKSVTKCVTEEGRTVSVGDIVWGKIHGFPWWPARVLSISTSRKDEREPLWQEAKVSWFGSPTTSLLSVSKLSPFLEFFRLRFNRKKKGMYRRAIAEAAKAAEHLTPEIASLLTHCET is encoded by the exons ATGGAGGCTGTGTCGGAGGAGCTGCGGGCCGGCTCTCGGATTCCGGTGCTCATCGAGCAGATAGTAAATGATACATTAGTGGTGACCCTCAGCTACAGAGATCGGAGCTACACAGGAATATTATTAGACTGCAACAAAAA GACTGGGCTATTTTGTCTACCAGACGTATTGAAGCAGAGTGAACCTCCAGTATCAAAACCCAGTGGAATGCTAGATGAAAAAATGTGCTTTGAGCCTTCTGTCAAGCCTCAGCTACAACCAAGCGGTGAAACGACCCAGGTGATCCCTGAGAATCAGCCTGTCTCTACTCCTGCTCCTGTACCTACAGGGCTTCCCCCCTACCCTCCTTATTTTGATGGGGTTCCTTTTCCACAGCCCCTGTGGGTCCGGCATAGCTACAACCAGTGGGTCCCTCAGCCTCCACCAAGGACTATCAAAAGAAGAAAACGACGAAGCCGGGATTCCAGCAGATTGACCATGAGTACGATTAGATTACGACCCAGACAGGTTCTCTGTGAGAAGtgcaaaaacacattaaacagCGATGATGATAACAAAGACGGACAAAATTCTAAAGCTGCTAAAAAGGAGAACGCTGAAGTTAAGGAGTCCAAAAGGCGCGAGGAAATGGACTTTGACGGTAAAAGAtggaaaagggagaaaaaagatGAAGACCGGTTTCCAGGGGAAATTGTTCCTCACAGTCCAGTTATCAAGATATCTTATAGTACTCCACAAGGAAAAGGGGAAGTGATGAAAATTCCCTCAAGAGTGCATGGCTCAGTAAAGCCATTCTGCCCAAAGCAGTTGATGCAGAATGGCATTGGGGACCACAACAAAAGCAGAGACcttcaagaaaacaaaagcctTCTTGAAAAGTCAGGAAGTTGCTCAGCTACATCCATTCCAAAACTCAAACTAACAAGGCCTTTGCATTCCAGTGTGGATGTTCCATCTCCAAAAATCAGACTAAAACCTCGAAACAGCGGAGAGGACAGCATTTCAATATATGAGGCCGAACTTGTAGATGGTCCACGGAGACAAAGCCAGCAGATGCAGAGATCAGTTCATACCGATATGCATTCAGAAGACTCTGTTGAGAAGAGTTCACTTGAGATGTCCTCAGGTAGCTCCGGGGAAGAGGATGAGTTTAAGAAGCAACACAGTGATGTGGAGCAACACAGTGATTTGACTTTGCTGCTTAATTTTCGTAAGAGAAAAGCGGACTCGTCTAGTTTGTCTGTCTGCAGCAGTGACAGTTTGGATGAATCAAAATCTTGCAGCTCAGATGGGACATCTCCAGAGTTGTGCGATTTTGCTCCTGGAGAAGATATATCTGTTTCATCATCTTCAAAAGATGAGCAGAAGACTGTTCCACCCTTAACGGTTCGACTAAACACCAAAAGTGTGACTAAGTGTGTAACAGAGGAAGGACGAACTGTATCGGTCGGAGACATAGTGTGGGGTAAAATTCATGGATTTCCATGGTGGCCCGCCCGCGTTCTGAGCATTAGCACAAGCAGAAAGGATGAAAGGGAGCCACTTTGGCAGGAAGCAAAAGTGTCCTGGTTTGGCTCACCCACAACCTCCTTGCTCTCCGTGTCAAAACTCTCACCCTTTCTGGAGTTTTTCCGTTTGAGATTTAACCGAAAGAAGAAAGGAATGTATCGGAGAGCTATTGCAGAAGCTGCCAAGGCAGCTGAACATTTGACCCCAGAAATAGCCTCTCTTCTCACACATTGTGAAACGTAG